From Acidothermus cellulolyticus 11B, a single genomic window includes:
- a CDS encoding sugar ABC transporter substrate-binding protein, which produces MKSRYLAAAGIAAVLAVAGCSSGKSSSGGSSASPTPAGSSSASASSSANTASGTLTVWLQTDAQTGWPKEVAAATQRFNAKYPNVKVDVQYQTWADHLTKLDAALAATPPDVVELGNTETTKYMATGALADITADKGKFDNSDTWLAALEQSVTYNGKLYGVPYYAGARAVIYRTDQWQGAGLSNPPTTLDEFLKDGEALKAKYGANDPNYSALYWPGKNWYGAMSFVYGYGGAIATQDSSGKWTATLESPQSQAGLAELKKIYDALSKAPADSDESKQDSIMAQGHVGMIYGNGWEVGVITGPKDKGGNPDLKLAAFPMPGPDASKPLPSFLGGSDLVIPAASQHKDWAEEWINDFVGNTGMTALVNDAKVIPNTTSLLSLLGDNAFAKAASNSWFVPTAKNWADVESQNILQTMLANILGGKQSIADATKAADAQINQILNGS; this is translated from the coding sequence GTGAAATCTCGGTACCTCGCCGCGGCGGGCATTGCCGCGGTTCTCGCTGTTGCCGGATGCAGCAGCGGCAAGTCGTCAAGCGGCGGGTCGAGTGCCAGCCCGACGCCGGCCGGCTCGAGCTCGGCTTCGGCGAGCTCGAGCGCCAACACTGCCAGCGGCACGCTGACGGTCTGGCTGCAGACCGATGCCCAGACCGGGTGGCCCAAGGAGGTCGCGGCCGCCACCCAACGGTTCAACGCGAAGTACCCCAACGTCAAGGTCGACGTCCAGTACCAAACGTGGGCCGATCACCTCACCAAACTCGATGCCGCGCTTGCGGCCACCCCACCGGATGTCGTCGAACTTGGGAACACCGAGACGACGAAGTACATGGCCACCGGGGCGCTCGCCGACATCACGGCGGACAAGGGCAAGTTCGACAACTCCGACACGTGGTTGGCGGCGCTCGAGCAGTCGGTCACCTACAACGGCAAGCTGTACGGCGTGCCGTACTACGCCGGGGCGCGGGCCGTGATTTACCGGACGGACCAGTGGCAGGGCGCCGGCTTGTCCAACCCGCCGACCACCCTTGACGAGTTCCTCAAGGACGGCGAGGCGCTCAAAGCCAAGTACGGCGCGAACGACCCGAACTACTCGGCGTTGTACTGGCCGGGCAAGAACTGGTACGGTGCGATGTCCTTCGTCTACGGTTACGGCGGCGCCATCGCAACGCAGGACTCCAGCGGCAAGTGGACGGCGACCCTTGAGTCACCGCAATCCCAGGCCGGCCTCGCTGAACTCAAGAAGATTTACGACGCGCTCAGCAAGGCACCGGCCGATTCCGATGAGTCCAAGCAGGACAGCATCATGGCGCAAGGACACGTCGGCATGATTTACGGCAACGGCTGGGAGGTCGGTGTCATCACCGGCCCGAAGGACAAGGGCGGCAACCCGGACCTCAAGCTGGCGGCATTCCCGATGCCGGGTCCGGACGCGAGCAAGCCGCTGCCGAGCTTCCTGGGCGGCTCCGACCTCGTCATTCCAGCGGCCAGCCAGCACAAGGACTGGGCCGAGGAGTGGATCAACGACTTCGTCGGGAACACCGGGATGACGGCCCTCGTCAACGACGCCAAGGTGATTCCGAACACGACGTCGTTGCTGAGCCTTCTCGGCGACAACGCATTCGCCAAGGCGGCGTCCAACAGCTGGTTCGTGCCGACCGCCAAGAACTGGGCGGACGTTGAGAGCCAGAACATCCTGCAGACGATGCTCGCCAACATCCTCGGCGGCAAGCAGTCGATTGCGGATGCGACGAAAGCGGCGGACGCGCAAATCAACCAGATCCTCAACGGAAGCTGA
- a CDS encoding biotin/lipoyl-binding carrier protein: MAQEVRAEMVANVWKVLVNEGQEVSDGDTLVILESMKMEIPVIAETSGVVRELKVAEGDVVQDGDLIAIID; this comes from the coding sequence GTGGCACAGGAAGTCCGCGCCGAAATGGTGGCGAACGTCTGGAAGGTCCTCGTCAACGAGGGGCAGGAGGTGAGCGACGGCGACACCCTCGTGATCCTCGAGTCGATGAAGATGGAGATTCCCGTCATCGCCGAGACCTCCGGTGTTGTCCGGGAGTTGAAGGTCGCCGAGGGGGACGTCGTCCAGGACGGCGACCTTATCGCGATCATCGACTGA
- a CDS encoding type IV pilus twitching motility protein PilT — MVEPFLRALVEAAGSDLHCKVGSPPRIRIDGRLRKLQTRDLTAADTERMVAEVMRKDLLEQFARTNEADFAYSLPGVGRFRVNAFRSRGSAGLVFRRVSVGAIPLEELGLPPIVASLALEPRGLVLVTGPTGVGKTTTLAGMIDHINNNREVHIVTIEDPIEVLHFDKLAMINQREVRVDTEDFAVALRAAMRQDPDVILVGEMRDQETVKAALSAAETGHFVMSTLHTTDAQETVNRIIDFFPPHEQKQIRLSLASTLRGILCQRLVPRADGEGRCVAMEVCINTGRIAEAIVDPEKTDQITDLIAEGGYYGMQTFDQHLVALIRDGVVTLEAAMAASSNPHDLTVELRRLGLVA; from the coding sequence ATGGTCGAACCGTTCCTTCGCGCCCTGGTTGAAGCGGCCGGCTCGGACCTGCACTGCAAGGTCGGGTCGCCGCCCCGCATCCGTATCGACGGCCGGCTGCGGAAATTGCAGACCCGCGATCTGACCGCGGCGGACACCGAGCGGATGGTTGCGGAAGTGATGCGCAAAGACCTCCTCGAGCAATTCGCGCGCACCAACGAGGCCGACTTCGCGTACTCGTTGCCCGGGGTCGGGCGGTTCCGGGTCAACGCCTTCCGCTCCCGCGGTTCCGCCGGCCTGGTCTTCCGGCGGGTGAGCGTCGGCGCGATTCCGCTCGAGGAGCTGGGACTGCCGCCGATCGTCGCCTCGCTCGCCCTCGAGCCGCGCGGTCTCGTCCTGGTGACGGGCCCGACCGGCGTCGGGAAGACGACGACCCTCGCGGGGATGATCGACCACATCAACAACAACCGTGAGGTGCACATCGTCACGATCGAGGATCCGATCGAGGTGCTGCACTTCGACAAGCTCGCGATGATCAATCAGCGCGAGGTCCGGGTGGACACCGAAGACTTCGCCGTCGCGCTGCGGGCCGCCATGCGACAGGACCCGGACGTCATCTTGGTCGGCGAGATGCGCGACCAGGAGACGGTCAAGGCAGCCCTCTCCGCTGCCGAGACCGGTCACTTCGTCATGTCCACCCTGCACACCACTGACGCACAGGAGACGGTGAACCGGATCATCGATTTCTTCCCGCCGCATGAGCAGAAGCAAATCCGGCTCTCCCTGGCAAGCACGCTCCGCGGCATCCTCTGCCAGCGGCTCGTCCCGCGGGCGGATGGTGAAGGACGGTGCGTGGCGATGGAGGTGTGCATCAACACCGGCCGGATCGCCGAGGCGATCGTCGACCCCGAGAAGACCGACCAGATCACCGACCTGATCGCAGAAGGCGGCTATTACGGGATGCAGACGTTTGACCAGCACCTCGTCGCGCTCATCCGTGACGGGGTGGTGACGCTGGAGGCCGCGATGGCCGCGTCCAGCAATCCGCACGACCTGACCGTCGAGCTCCGGCGGCTTGGGCTGGTCGCTTGA
- a CDS encoding carbohydrate ABC transporter permease, translating into MRSDSMVAAGTEVTAPSRRQPSHRVRGPRRTPFRRRLVPYLLVLPSLVVIGFVLGYPVYKLFEISFQRFGLPQILNMSNHKLGQPPVWVGFANFRAALTDHQFWTVLWRTLLFTAANVGATMIIGTWLAVLMRRIVRPLRLALTGVLIFVWAMPQLVSVTIWNWLFDQQFGVVNYTLTKIGLGNFLHHNWFENPVEGFGVVTCVVVWGAIPFIAITMHAALSQVPDELVEAARVDGAGAWQIFRRVTFPILRPVVVILTSLSIIWDFQVFTQVFAMRNNRPEPWYYLMSIYAFMESFRAHNYGYGAALSLIILAVMMGVSVVYVRQMVRIGDLR; encoded by the coding sequence ATGAGGAGTGACAGCATGGTTGCCGCCGGGACCGAGGTTACTGCGCCGTCCCGGCGGCAACCGTCTCATCGTGTCCGCGGACCGCGGCGTACGCCGTTCCGCCGCCGGCTGGTGCCGTATCTGCTGGTGCTGCCGTCGCTGGTCGTCATCGGTTTCGTTCTCGGTTACCCGGTCTACAAGCTCTTCGAAATCTCCTTCCAGCGGTTCGGTTTGCCACAGATCCTCAACATGTCGAATCACAAGCTGGGTCAACCGCCGGTCTGGGTCGGCTTTGCGAATTTCCGAGCCGCGCTGACGGACCACCAGTTCTGGACGGTGCTGTGGCGAACGCTACTGTTCACCGCGGCGAACGTCGGCGCCACGATGATTATCGGCACGTGGCTCGCGGTGCTGATGCGGCGTATCGTCCGCCCGCTGCGGTTGGCGTTGACCGGCGTCCTCATCTTCGTGTGGGCGATGCCGCAACTGGTCTCCGTGACGATCTGGAACTGGTTGTTTGACCAGCAATTCGGTGTCGTCAACTACACCCTGACCAAAATCGGCCTTGGGAATTTCCTGCACCACAACTGGTTCGAGAATCCGGTCGAAGGCTTCGGCGTGGTGACGTGCGTCGTCGTCTGGGGTGCGATTCCCTTCATCGCCATCACGATGCACGCGGCGCTCTCCCAGGTTCCGGACGAGCTTGTCGAGGCTGCCCGGGTTGACGGGGCCGGTGCGTGGCAGATTTTCCGGAGGGTCACGTTCCCGATCCTGCGCCCGGTTGTCGTCATCTTGACGAGCCTGTCCATCATCTGGGACTTCCAGGTGTTCACTCAGGTCTTCGCGATGCGGAACAACCGGCCGGAGCCGTGGTATTACCTGATGTCGATCTACGCGTTCATGGAGTCGTTCCGCGCGCACAACTACGGCTATGGCGCGGCCCTGTCCTTGATAATTCTTGCGGTGATGATGGGAGTCTCGGTGGTGTACGTCCGCCAGATGGTGAGGATCGGCGATCTGCGATGA
- a CDS encoding GntR family transcriptional regulator — MTATSPQIDELPGDEPRVPKYYTLKQQLLAMTETLPAGSPVPPERTLSAQFGTSRTTVRQALQELVLEGRLERIQGKGTFVAKPKVAQLLQLTSYTEDMRAQGLEPTSRLLDVSYIPADEVLADRLAVRPRTRVLRIERLRLANGEPMAIEVTHLPAQRFPGLRRQLAKYASLYTALAERYGVHLLEAEETIETVPAPPREAHLLGTDVGLPLLLLSRHSLDEEGRPVEFVRSFYRGDRYKFVARLRRPTQPAGSVEPDSDRRRIAQP, encoded by the coding sequence TTGACGGCCACTTCGCCGCAGATCGACGAGCTGCCCGGCGATGAGCCGCGGGTGCCGAAGTACTACACCCTCAAACAACAGCTCCTTGCCATGACGGAGACGCTGCCCGCCGGCAGCCCCGTCCCGCCGGAGCGGACCCTCAGCGCGCAGTTCGGCACGTCGCGGACGACGGTCCGCCAGGCCCTGCAGGAGTTGGTCCTCGAAGGACGGCTGGAGCGCATCCAGGGCAAGGGAACCTTCGTCGCCAAGCCAAAAGTCGCCCAGCTCTTGCAGCTCACCAGCTACACCGAGGACATGCGCGCCCAAGGGTTGGAGCCGACCTCCCGGCTGCTCGACGTCAGCTACATCCCGGCCGATGAGGTATTGGCCGACCGGCTCGCCGTCCGGCCGCGCACGCGCGTGCTCCGCATCGAACGGTTGCGGCTGGCGAACGGCGAACCGATGGCCATTGAGGTGACGCACCTCCCCGCACAACGATTCCCCGGGTTGCGCCGGCAGCTGGCCAAATATGCCTCGCTCTACACCGCCCTGGCCGAACGGTACGGCGTCCACCTCCTGGAGGCGGAAGAAACGATCGAGACGGTTCCCGCGCCCCCTCGCGAAGCCCACCTCCTGGGCACGGATGTCGGACTCCCGCTCCTCCTGCTCAGCCGGCACAGCTTGGACGAGGAGGGCCGGCCGGTGGAGTTCGTCCGCTCGTTCTACCGCGGCGATCGGTACAAGTTCGTCGCCCGGCTGCGCCGTCCCACCCAACCAGCCGGTTCAGTCGAACCAGACAGCGACCGCCGACGGATCGCACAGCCGTAG
- a CDS encoding SIS domain-containing protein: MSEVRPGTFMAAEIAEQPQVLERLLRDGWPEIRQIAVAIRRRAPRYVVLAARGTSDHAALYAKYLIETVLGLPAALAAPSTITAYRARPALRDVLYVGVSQSGGSPDLVTCLDVARQCGATTLAVTNTAMSPLAAVAEFHLDILAGPERAIAATKTYTAELLTLYLLVEALRDADPAAAGSVIDATAQAVAAVEPVQAAAGRLVGADRFVVTGRGFGYPTALEGALKLMETCYVAAHGFSAADLMHGPVAIVERRTPVIVVSPGGMSTDLVRPVFERLTELGADRTLIGGGCAAPDAMVPLPAVAEELSPVVSIVPLQLLALELARARGVDPDHPRGLSKVTQTF; the protein is encoded by the coding sequence ATGAGCGAGGTACGGCCGGGCACCTTCATGGCGGCAGAAATTGCCGAGCAACCGCAGGTACTGGAACGTCTTTTGCGGGACGGTTGGCCGGAGATTCGCCAGATTGCCGTCGCGATCCGCCGCCGGGCTCCGCGGTACGTCGTGCTCGCCGCGCGCGGCACCAGCGACCACGCCGCTCTCTACGCGAAATACCTCATCGAGACGGTCCTCGGCCTGCCGGCAGCCTTGGCCGCACCGTCGACCATCACCGCGTATCGAGCACGGCCCGCGCTGCGCGATGTGCTCTACGTCGGGGTCAGCCAGTCGGGTGGCTCACCGGATTTGGTGACCTGCCTCGACGTTGCGCGGCAATGCGGCGCGACCACGTTAGCGGTCACGAATACCGCGATGTCGCCGCTCGCCGCGGTCGCCGAATTCCACCTCGACATTCTCGCCGGGCCCGAACGTGCCATCGCCGCGACGAAGACGTACACCGCGGAACTCCTCACGCTCTACCTGCTTGTCGAAGCGCTTCGCGACGCCGACCCGGCGGCCGCCGGGAGCGTCATCGACGCGACAGCACAGGCTGTTGCCGCCGTCGAACCGGTCCAGGCCGCCGCGGGCCGGTTGGTCGGCGCTGACCGCTTTGTCGTGACCGGCCGAGGATTCGGCTATCCGACAGCGCTGGAGGGTGCGCTGAAACTCATGGAGACGTGCTACGTCGCCGCGCACGGCTTCTCGGCTGCGGATTTGATGCACGGGCCGGTGGCAATCGTTGAACGGCGGACACCGGTCATCGTGGTCTCACCCGGCGGCATGAGCACCGACCTCGTTCGTCCCGTCTTTGAGCGCCTGACGGAACTCGGAGCGGATCGCACCCTCATCGGCGGTGGTTGCGCGGCTCCGGATGCGATGGTGCCGTTGCCGGCCGTTGCCGAGGAATTGTCACCGGTCGTCAGCATCGTTCCGCTGCAGCTGCTTGCCCTCGAACTTGCACGGGCCCGCGGCGTTGACCCCGATCACCCCCGCGGCTTGAGCAAGGTAACGCAGACCTTCTGA
- a CDS encoding carbohydrate ABC transporter permease, which produces MTALPTTVVRAGRRRSRRAGGVTSRVGGIAAHIAAVVVLVVMLFPVYWAVSTSFKRGLDMNRITPLWFPIPGTLQHYRDAWHKEFFLSSLKNSAIVVASVVVISIAVAFLAAIAIARTRFRGRKAYIVLIMGIQMIPQIALILPLFVMLSYVHKQNTVVGLTFTYLAFILPFSIWTLRGFVANIPVDLEEAAMIDGCSRPGAFLRVTFPLIAPGLVATAIFAFIQSFNEFLFAYVIMQDNNKWTASVWLESFLTQQQIDWGGLMAGATMLSIPIVIGFLLVQRYVAVGLTAGAVKG; this is translated from the coding sequence ATGACGGCTCTTCCTACGACGGTGGTACGGGCCGGCCGGCGGCGGTCCCGGCGGGCGGGCGGCGTGACGAGCCGCGTCGGCGGCATCGCCGCCCACATTGCGGCGGTCGTGGTGCTGGTCGTCATGCTCTTCCCGGTGTACTGGGCGGTCTCCACCTCGTTCAAACGAGGGCTCGACATGAACCGCATCACCCCGCTCTGGTTTCCGATTCCGGGGACGCTGCAGCATTACCGGGACGCCTGGCACAAGGAATTCTTCCTCTCCAGCTTGAAGAATTCAGCGATTGTCGTGGCGAGTGTCGTCGTCATCTCCATTGCGGTGGCGTTCCTCGCTGCGATTGCGATCGCCCGTACCCGGTTCCGTGGCCGCAAGGCGTACATCGTCCTCATCATGGGCATCCAGATGATCCCGCAGATCGCGTTGATTCTGCCGCTCTTCGTCATGTTGAGCTACGTGCACAAGCAGAACACCGTCGTCGGGTTGACGTTCACCTACCTGGCGTTCATCCTGCCGTTTTCGATCTGGACCCTCCGCGGCTTCGTCGCCAACATTCCGGTGGACCTTGAAGAAGCGGCGATGATCGATGGATGCAGCCGTCCCGGCGCCTTCCTCCGGGTGACATTTCCCCTCATTGCACCCGGACTTGTCGCTACCGCCATCTTCGCGTTCATCCAGTCGTTCAACGAATTCCTCTTCGCATACGTCATCATGCAGGACAACAACAAATGGACCGCATCGGTCTGGCTGGAGTCATTCCTGACCCAACAGCAAATTGACTGGGGTGGCCTGATGGCGGGTGCCACGATGCTGTCGATTCCAATCGTCATCGGTTTTCTCCTTGTCCAACGGTACGTCGCGGTCGGTCTCACCGCGGGAGCGGTGAAAGGGTGA
- a CDS encoding acetyl-CoA carboxylase biotin carboxylase subunit, with product MFESVLVANRGEIARRVIRTVQRMGLRAVAVYSEADAELPFVAEADEAVLLGPPPPAASYLDVAKVLEAARQSGAEAIHPGYGFLSENAGFAQAVLDAGLVWIGPAPEAIAAMGDKVAARNRVAAAGVPVAPGTAEPLTDVEEAVRAAASIGYPLMVKAAGGGGGIGMKVAWDDAGLRSAFATAQSAAQRFFASPAILLERYVPGARHVEVQILGLPDGRVVALGERDCSVQRRHQKVVEETPCPVLPEPVRRRMFMAAVRAGEAVDYRGAGTVEFLLDPASLRDDDPEAGVFYFLEMNTRLQVEHPITEMVTGIDLVEQQILVAAGKPPSFNPDDIRRRGHAIEFRVYAEDPQRFFPNPGTITAWAEPAGEGIRVDAGYRAGNTVTQYYDPLLAKLCVHGVDRAAALDRARRAVAAFRIEGPKNNVPFFAELLENEEFCSGKYDTGLIERMRS from the coding sequence ATGTTCGAATCCGTCCTGGTGGCGAACCGGGGAGAGATCGCCCGCCGGGTCATCCGGACCGTCCAGCGGATGGGCTTGCGCGCCGTCGCCGTGTATTCGGAGGCCGACGCTGAATTGCCGTTCGTCGCAGAGGCGGACGAAGCGGTCCTTCTCGGACCGCCGCCGCCGGCGGCAAGCTACCTCGACGTCGCGAAGGTGCTGGAGGCGGCGCGGCAATCGGGAGCCGAGGCGATACACCCCGGATACGGATTCCTCTCGGAGAACGCCGGTTTTGCCCAAGCGGTCCTGGACGCCGGGCTGGTCTGGATCGGCCCGGCGCCGGAGGCAATTGCGGCGATGGGCGACAAGGTCGCCGCGCGGAACCGGGTCGCGGCGGCCGGCGTGCCGGTTGCGCCGGGAACCGCCGAGCCGCTCACCGATGTCGAAGAGGCGGTGCGGGCCGCGGCGTCGATCGGATACCCGCTGATGGTCAAGGCGGCGGGCGGCGGCGGCGGCATCGGGATGAAGGTCGCTTGGGACGACGCCGGGTTGCGATCGGCATTCGCCACTGCGCAATCAGCGGCGCAGCGGTTCTTCGCCAGCCCCGCCATCCTGCTCGAGCGGTACGTGCCGGGTGCCCGGCATGTCGAAGTCCAGATCCTGGGACTCCCGGACGGCCGGGTGGTCGCCCTCGGTGAACGCGACTGCTCGGTGCAGCGCCGCCACCAGAAGGTCGTCGAGGAGACGCCGTGCCCCGTCCTGCCGGAACCAGTCCGCCGCCGCATGTTCATGGCGGCGGTTCGCGCCGGCGAAGCCGTGGACTATCGCGGCGCCGGCACCGTCGAATTCCTCCTCGATCCGGCGAGTCTGCGCGACGACGACCCCGAAGCGGGCGTGTTTTACTTCCTGGAAATGAACACGCGCCTGCAGGTCGAACACCCCATCACGGAAATGGTGACCGGCATCGACCTCGTCGAACAGCAAATTCTTGTCGCGGCAGGCAAACCGCCGTCCTTCAATCCCGACGACATCCGCCGCCGCGGGCACGCCATCGAATTCCGCGTGTACGCCGAGGATCCCCAGCGTTTCTTCCCCAACCCCGGAACCATCACCGCCTGGGCGGAGCCGGCGGGCGAGGGTATCCGCGTCGATGCGGGCTATCGGGCCGGCAACACGGTGACGCAGTACTACGACCCGTTGCTCGCCAAACTCTGTGTCCACGGCGTCGATCGGGCCGCCGCTCTGGATCGGGCACGCCGTGCGGTCGCGGCGTTTCGCATCGAGGGTCCGAAGAATAACGTGCCGTTCTTCGCCGAACTACTGGAGAACGAAGAATTCTGTTCGGGGAAATACGACACAGGTCTCATCGAACGCATGCGGTCGTAG
- a CDS encoding BadF/BadG/BcrA/BcrD ATPase family protein — protein MSGAIGADLAGGAILGVDAGGSGTRAVLVRNGAVVARYEDRPLNVLLHPDAVSRLVALIQGSRASAAGLGLAGIRGSQEAEKLRAVLAAETGVTVAVADDTEAAFLGAFRGEPGIIVIAGTGSNAFGRNGSGRVARVGGHGFLLGDDGGGYWIANRAIRAALHSYDGTGPKSPALEAAVLAGFGMTDDGFDGVVRVVHSAPADRHVVARLAPVVMALDDPVVSGILDDAAAALIAMANALRGRLGADLPVAMHGGVFQNPRIRERFVAATGAVEPAEAPEFGAIRLVLEVVRGRGGVWA, from the coding sequence GTGAGCGGTGCGATCGGAGCGGACCTGGCCGGAGGAGCGATCCTTGGTGTAGACGCCGGAGGTTCGGGAACTCGGGCTGTTCTCGTTCGAAACGGAGCCGTCGTCGCCCGTTACGAGGACCGCCCGCTCAATGTGCTGCTGCATCCGGACGCGGTGAGTCGTCTCGTCGCGCTCATTCAAGGATCGCGGGCATCCGCGGCGGGACTCGGTCTCGCGGGGATCCGCGGCAGCCAGGAAGCCGAGAAATTGCGCGCCGTGTTGGCGGCGGAGACCGGCGTCACGGTAGCGGTCGCCGATGACACCGAGGCTGCCTTTCTCGGCGCGTTTCGCGGCGAACCGGGCATTATCGTTATTGCCGGCACGGGAAGCAACGCGTTCGGCCGCAACGGTTCCGGCAGGGTGGCGAGGGTCGGCGGACACGGATTCCTTCTTGGTGACGACGGCGGCGGGTACTGGATCGCCAATCGGGCGATCCGTGCCGCGTTGCATTCTTACGACGGCACCGGTCCCAAGTCGCCGGCCCTGGAAGCCGCGGTGCTCGCCGGCTTCGGCATGACTGACGACGGCTTTGACGGCGTCGTCCGGGTGGTGCACAGCGCTCCGGCCGATCGCCACGTGGTGGCGCGTCTCGCACCGGTCGTGATGGCCCTCGACGATCCCGTGGTCAGCGGCATTCTGGACGACGCCGCGGCGGCGCTGATTGCGATGGCGAACGCCCTCCGCGGCCGGTTGGGAGCCGACCTGCCGGTGGCGATGCACGGCGGGGTCTTCCAGAATCCGCGGATCCGGGAACGCTTTGTCGCGGCGACCGGCGCCGTTGAACCGGCGGAAGCCCCAGAATTCGGCGCGATTCGGCTGGTCCTCGAAGTCGTACGTGGCAGGGGAGGGGTGTGGGCATGA
- a CDS encoding HD-GYP domain-containing protein, with translation MSPALAFGLVIAIGQLLPVRLPGGRPVVPLAGAAATGYALLFDINGKPLAQPFSDVAIAVCGGYLSGAVIATLLGRAPRGVLLVRRMMVAVLAGAVFRLAAPERLFSTSYADLRPELSRTALLVIGVAALAAAADVLFGVADGAIRRRMRSLAGLLGLLLDELRATVGLNAAVAATAVLFALGTPVMGLYAIPTFAVPLLLTQFAFRRFAAVRTTYRQTIRALAQVTEVSGYVARGHGRRVTALAVEMARELGLPESQLVDLEYAALLHDIGQLSLTEPIPAGSTLVVPPAERQRVAALGADVIKTTGVLDWVAAIVARQADPYRRHREPPDPTLPIESRIIKAASAFDDVVTGLSRNRGAGADGTTAADDIKAIDPELAADAMERLRLGMAYEYDPRVVDALHAVLARHGIQIASRVSSPRAATR, from the coding sequence ATGTCACCCGCGCTCGCCTTCGGCCTCGTCATCGCCATCGGCCAACTCCTGCCGGTTCGGCTCCCCGGCGGGCGTCCCGTCGTCCCACTGGCGGGCGCGGCGGCCACCGGGTACGCGCTGCTCTTCGACATCAACGGCAAGCCTCTGGCGCAGCCCTTCAGCGACGTGGCCATCGCCGTCTGCGGCGGCTATCTCAGCGGCGCGGTCATCGCCACTCTGCTCGGCCGGGCACCCCGCGGCGTCCTCCTCGTACGCCGGATGATGGTCGCCGTCCTCGCCGGGGCCGTGTTCCGGTTGGCCGCCCCCGAGCGGCTCTTCAGCACGTCGTACGCCGACCTTCGCCCGGAGCTGTCGCGGACCGCGCTTCTCGTGATCGGTGTTGCCGCCCTTGCCGCCGCGGCCGATGTTTTGTTCGGCGTCGCAGACGGTGCGATACGGCGGAGGATGCGCTCCCTCGCCGGACTCCTTGGCCTGCTGCTCGATGAGCTTCGGGCAACCGTTGGTCTCAACGCGGCGGTCGCCGCGACCGCGGTCCTCTTCGCGCTGGGGACGCCCGTCATGGGTCTCTACGCGATTCCCACATTCGCCGTCCCGCTGCTTCTGACCCAGTTCGCCTTCCGGCGGTTCGCCGCGGTCAGGACGACGTACCGGCAGACGATCCGGGCGCTGGCCCAGGTCACCGAGGTCAGCGGATACGTGGCACGCGGCCATGGACGGCGGGTCACCGCGCTCGCGGTGGAGATGGCCCGCGAGCTGGGCCTGCCGGAGAGCCAGCTCGTCGATCTGGAGTACGCCGCGTTGCTCCACGACATCGGCCAGCTCTCGCTCACCGAACCGATCCCCGCCGGCTCCACCTTGGTGGTCCCGCCCGCCGAACGGCAGCGGGTTGCGGCGCTGGGCGCCGACGTCATCAAGACGACCGGAGTGCTGGACTGGGTGGCTGCGATCGTCGCCCGGCAAGCGGATCCGTATCGGCGGCACCGGGAGCCGCCCGATCCGACGCTGCCGATCGAGAGCCGGATCATCAAGGCGGCGAGCGCCTTCGACGACGTCGTCACCGGGCTGTCGCGCAACCGAGGGGCCGGCGCCGACGGGACGACCGCCGCCGACGACATCAAAGCGATCGATCCCGAGCTGGCGGCCGATGCCATGGAACGGCTCCGCCTGGGCATGGCGTACGAGTACGATCCGCGCGTCGTCGACGCGTTGCACGCCGTCTTGGCCCGCCACGGCATCCAGATCGCCTCCCGGGTTTCCTCCCCGCGCGCCGCGACCCGATAG